The following are from one region of the Corylus avellana chromosome ca1, CavTom2PMs-1.0 genome:
- the LOC132178937 gene encoding uncharacterized protein LOC132178937 yields MVSLVGQLVLSLENGYKVWEDPSFIKWRKRDPHVTLNCHDSVEGSLKFWYERSKVDYVVANSAVWNDDAVRGALDSAAFWVKGLPFVKSLSGHWKFFLAPSPDSVPNFYDSAFLDSEWETLPVPSNWQMHGFDRPIYTNVVYPFPLDPPSVPVDNPTCCYRTYFNIPKEWKGRRILLHFEAVDSAFCAWVNGVPVGYSQDSRLPAEFEITDYCYPCDSDSKNVLAVQVFRWSDGSYLEDQDHWWLSGIHRDVLLLAKPQVFIADYFFKSNLAENFSYADIQVEVKIDNSHETSKDTVLANYIIEAALYDTGSWYNCDGYADLLSSNVANIKLNPSTASLGFHGYVLVGRIEKPRLWSAEQPNLYTLVVILKDASGNVVDCESCLVGMRQVSKAHKQLLVNGHPVIIRGVNRHEHHPRVGKTNIESCMVKDLVIMKQNNINAVRNSHYPQHPRWYELCNLFGMYMIDEANIETHGFDLSRHLKHPTSEPIWAAAMLDRVIGMVERDKNHACIICWSLGNEAGYGPNHSALAGWVRGRDFSRLVHYEGGGSRTSSTDIVCPMYMRVWDILKIAKDPTETRPLILCEYSHAMGNSNGSLHEYWEAIDSTFGLQGGFIWDWVDQGLLKDSADGIKHWAYGGDFGDIPNDLNFCLNGIMWPDRTPHPAVHEVKYLYQPIKVSLENGTLKITNAQFFETTQGLEFSWAANGDGCELGTGVLSLPLIEPQSSFDIGWKSGPWYSIWDSSFAEEFFLTISVKLLQSTHWVEAGHIISSTQVQLPAKREIIPHVIKTTDTTFLGEIIGDTIKVSRQNFWEIKLNAQTGIIESWKVEGVTVMNKGILPCFWRAPTDNDKGGDARSYLSKWKAAHIDSLLYITENCSMQNMTDSLVKIAVGFIAVPGGEKGSLAQLEKSNALFKIDMIYTIYGSGDVIVECNVKPNSSSLPPLPRVGLEFHLDKSMDKINWYGKGPFECYPDRKAAAHVGVYEQKVDDMHVPYIVPGECSGRADVRWVTFQSKDGSGIYASIYGSSLPMQMSASYYTTAELDRATHNKDLIKGDDIEVHLDHKHMGLGGDDSWSPTVHDQYLIPAVPYSFSIRLSPITQATSGHDIYKSQLQN; encoded by the exons ATGGTCTCTTTGGTTGGGCAGCTGGTTTTATCCTTAGAAAATGGCTACAAGGTCTGGGAGGACCCATCTTTCATCAAGTGGAGGAAGAGGGACCCTCATGTCACTTTGAATTGCCATGATTCTGTTGAAG GATCACTTAAATTCTGGTATGAACGCAGCAAAGTGGATTATGTAGTTGCTAATTCTGCTGTTTGGAATGATGATGCCGTCCGTGGAGCTCTTGATAGTGCTGCTTTTTGGGTCAAGGGCTTGCCATTCGTTAAGTCTTTGTCTGGCCACTGGAAGTTTTTCTTGGCTCCCAGTCCTGATAGTGTCCCTAATTTTTATGACAGTGCATTTCTGGATTCTGAGTGGGAAACTTTGCCAG TTCCTTCAAATTGGCAGATGCATGGATTTGATCGGCCTATTTATACAAATGTAGTATATCCATTTCCACTGGATCCTCCATCTGTTCCTGTGGACAATCCCACTTGTTGCTACAGAACGTACTTCAATATCCCTAAAGAATGGAAGG GTCGTAGGATTTTGTTGCATTTTGAAGCTGTTGATTCTGCCTTTTGCGCATGGGTAAATGGGGTTCCTGTAGGATATAG TCAGGATAGTAGACTACCTGCGGAGTTTGAAATCACTGATTATTGCTATCCTTGTGATTCGGACTCTAAGAATGTTTTAGCTGTTCAAGTATTTAGATGGAGTGATGGCTCTTATCTTGAAGATCAGGATCATTGGTGGCTATCTGGTATTCATCGTGATGTGCTTCTTCTTGCCAAGCCACAG GTTTTCATTGCTGACTATTTCTTCAAATCGAACCTGGCAGAAAATTTTTCTTATGCAGATATACAG GTTGAAGTAAAAATAGacaactctcatgaaacatCAAAAGACACTGTTCTTGCGAACTACATTATAGAAGCTGCATTATATGACACTGGCAGCTGGTACAACTGTGATGGATATGCTGATCTGCTTTCATCTAATGTGGCTAATATAAAGCTCAATCCATCTACTGCAAGTCTAGGATTTCATGGCTATGTGCTTGTTGGGAGAATTGAAAAGCCAAGGCTTTGGTCTGCAGAGCAA CCAAATTTATACACATTAGTTGTTATCCTGAAAGATGCATCTGGCAATGTTGTTGACTGTGAATCGTGCCTAGTAGGCATGAGACAAGTATCTAAAGCCCATAAACAGCTACTCGTTAATGGGCATCCAGTCATAATAAGAGGTGTGAACAGGCATGAACATCATCCACGGGTGGGGAAGACAAACATAGAGTCCTGCATGGTTAAG GATTTGGTTATAATGAAGCAAAACAATATCAATGCTGTGAGAAACAGCCATTATCCTCAACATCCCCGTTGGTACGAGTTGTGTAATTTGTTTGGCATGTACATGATAGATGAAGCTAATATTGAGACACATGGATTTGATCTTTCTCGGCATCTGAAGCATCCTACTTCTGAACCAATTTGGGCTGCTGCCATGTTGGATCGTGTAATAGGCATGGTGGAGAGAGACAAAAATCATGCGTGCATTATTTGTTGGTCCTTAGGAAATGAAGCCGGATATGGCCCTAATCATTCTGCTTTAGCCG GTTGGGTGCGAGGGCGGGATTTCTCACGGCTAGTGCACTATGAAGGAGGTGGATCTAGAACCTCATCTACAGATATTGTATGCCCCATGTATATGCGTGTCTGGGACATATTGAAGATTGCAAAAGATCCAACTGAAACACGTCCTTTGATATTGTGCGA GTATTCACATGCAATGGGAAACAGCAATGGGAGTCTACATGAATATTGGGAGGCAATAGATAGCACATTTGGTCTTCAAGGGGGCTTTATCTGGGATTGGGTTGATCAG GGGCTATTGAAGGATAGTGCAGATGGTATAAAGCACTGGGCATATGGAGGTGACTTTGGGGATATTCCTAATGATTTGAATTTCTGTTTGAATGGGATTATGTGGCCAGATCGAACACCTCATCCTGCAGTACATG aaGTCAAGTATCTCTATCAACCGATCAAGGTTTCATTAGAGAACGGAACACTTAAG ATAACAAACGCCCAATTTTTTGAGACAACACAAGGATTGGAATTCAGCTGGGCTGCTAATGGGGATGGATGTGAACTTGGAACTGGAGTTTTATCTCTTCCCCTGATAGAACCACAGAGCAGTTTTGATATTGGATGGAAGTCGGGTCCATGGTATTCTATATGGGATTCATCATTTGCAGAAGAATTTTTTCTAACAATATCTGTTAAGCTATTGCAATCCACACACTGGGTTGAAGCTGGTCATATCATTTCATCTACACAAGTACAGTTGCCTGCTAAAAGAGAGATCATTCCTCAT GTCATCAAAACTACGGATACTACCTTCCTCGGTGAAATTATTGGGGATACAATCAAAGTGAGCAGGCAGAACTTTTGGGAGATAAAATTGAATGCTCAGACAGGAATAATTGAAAGCTGGAAG GTTGAAGGAGTTACTGTGATGAATAAAGGCATACTCCCATGCTTCTGGAGGGCACCTACTGATAATGACAAAGGGGGAGATGCACGTAGTTATTTATCTAAGTGGAAAGCTGCTCATATTGATAGTCTTCTCTATATTACTGAAAATTGTTCTATGCAGAATATGACAGACAGCCTTGTAAAAATTGCAGTGGGTTTTATCGCTGTCCCGGGCGGTGAGAAGGGTTCTCTCGCTCAGTTGGAAAAATCAAATgctttattcaaaattgataTGATTTACACAATATATGGCTCTGGGGATGTCATTGTGGAATGCAATGTCAAACCAAATTCTTCAAGTCTTCCTCCATTGCCACGTGTGGGACTTGAGTTTCACTTGGATAAGTCAATGGACAAGATAAATTGGTATGGAAAAGGGCCATTTGAATGTTATCCAGATAGAAAAGCGGCTGCACATGTTGGGGTCTATGAGCAGAAAGTAGATGACATGCATGTTCCTTATATTGTTCCTGGGGAATGTTCGGGTAGGGCAGATGTTAGATGGGTGACATTTCAAAGCAAAGATGGATCTGGGATTTATGCTTCAATCTATGGTAGCTCTCTTCCTATGCAAATGAGTGCAAGTTACTACACCACAGCAGAGCTTGACCGGGCCACACACAACAAAGATCTTATTAAAGGAGATGACATTGag GTCCATCTTGACCACAAGCACATGGGATTGGGCGGAGATGATAGCTGGTCCCCTACTGTCCATGATCAGTATCTGATTCCTGCTGTACCCTACTCATTCTCCATCAGGTTATCTCCAATAACGCAAGCCACCTCTGGCCATGACATCTACAAATCCCAACTCCAAAACTAG